In the Microplitis mediator isolate UGA2020A chromosome 5, iyMicMedi2.1, whole genome shotgun sequence genome, ttgtgtgcgtgtgtgcgaatgtgtgcttgtgtgcgaatgtgtgtgtgcaaatgtgtgcatgtatgcatgtgtgcaaatgtgtgcgtgtgtgcaagtatgtgcgtgtgtgtacaaatgtgtgtgtgtgcaaatgtgtgcgtgcgtgtgtgtgcgagtgcgcgtgtgtgtctaaatatgtgtgtgcgtatgtgtgtgcgtatcagctgatcaattatgtaatacgcgagtttttacttcgatttaattgagtggagttattttttattaataatatctaCAAAACTTCACGaaagggattaaattaataaaaaattatctactccgcgaaaactcccctgcggagtgaatttcactccgaggggagtgaataattaaaaattcattcactccgcattcactccggatttaatccgcattcactccgcgaattttttacagtgtatgggTAAAATTCCTACAAAATATGGTTATATTCTAATTTTTCcctaattgataaattaaaatttgctATGTCGCAAGGGAATTTATCCCAagtaaaattgattaaattccCATGTTTTTCTCTCCGcgtaggaacaattttgtaggaaattaaattcttgacaaaaaaaatcatgttcattttttttataaaatgtgtatttacgaagatattttaaaaaaacttttttagatcttatcaattgagcatttaaaggattacgaatgttacactgatagaaggatttcttagcatttaagaagatttctttgtatttaagaaatcatttcttaaacatcatttcttagcatttaaaaaatatttcttagtatttaagaaatatttctttgtatttaagaaatatttcttaaatactaagaaatattttttaaatactaagaaatccttctatcaaagtaaaaataaagttttttcttaaatatagacaacttcgtaactcgtaacatatcaatcattaaCGCTTGATATAGTTTCTATATACTcataaaaatgttattctCAACATTTGTAATTCTTGAAACGCTCAATTTATGAGAtctgaaaaagtttttttaaaatatcttcataaatacacatcctgcaaaaaaaatgaacatgaccttttttgtcaagaatttaaattcctacaaaattgtatctgtgattttttcctttaatctgcatatttcatgagatatttaaaaaaaaacctcaactgtatcgaaaaatgaacttcgATCGTCCCGAGGctcgtgttctttttactgaaaaagaaagaaccaaattccccacgtattttcctctaaaaagaagcttttcaTGGGgtgtctgagaaaatttattttttaacgaccctactataaaattaagatctaataataaaagagtagatgttaaaataaataagatgtACTTGTAACATTTGAAATTCGGCAATTCTTTTGCCAAATTGTTTTCTTTCGTGAGCATATTCGAATGATATATCACAACACGCTTGAATAATTCTATAAAACATACACGTAATGTTAATAAGTGAATCAGAATTATTTGCAtgatgattaataataattacccaAGTGGACCTCCAGCTAAAACAAGTCTTTCTAAATCTAATCCACTCATCAAAACGTAAACTCCTTTATTCAATTCacctaatatatttttagctgtaattatttaaatgaattaattgagttaaaacataaatttgaaaattataaatagttgAAACAATTTACCAGGTATTTTGCAATCGTGAAAGATTAATTCGGCTGTATTAGAACCGCGCATGCCAAGCTTGTCTAATTTAATTCCTGTACTAAAACCTTCAGTACctttttcaacaataaatgCTGTTATCCCATGTTGTGGTTTATCAACATTAGGATTTGTTTTGGCATAAACGACAAGAGTATCAGCATCAGAACCATTGGTAATCCaaaatttattaccatttaaaatatagtaGTCTCCGTGTTTTTCAGCTTTAAGTTTCATTGAGACAACATCCGAACCTGATCCTGATTCAGACATCGCCAATGCACCGAAATGTTCGCCGCTGCataactatttaaataaataaatttgtttaatggattaaataaaataaaaagttttttttagtcaattacTTTTGGCAGATACTTGAGTTTCTGTTCTTCTGTTCCATTTCGATGGATCTGATTGATGCATAAATTCGAGTGGGCGCCATAACTCAAGCCAATAGATGCGGAAGCACGACTTAATTCTTCCATCACGATTACGTGATCTAAGTAACTACCACCTGTACCTCCATACTTGGGGTGTGCTGTAATTCCTAACAGACCTAGATTACCAAGTTGTTTCCAAAATgactgaaatataaaattttttagtaactaggttacaaaaaaattttattaatttaaagggGACTGctagtgtgaaattttgaaaaatcaagtcattttttttttgcatgtttcGATAGTCTATACCTTCAAAAATAACACTACAATTTCTAGTCCATATctcgaatactttttttaagttacagcCATCTGAAGAGCAGCCGCTTATCGGTTTTCGAAAATGAATTTTCCAAATTACTGCACTTATAACTCGAAGGCAAATCATCcgattgatttaatttaaattgcagtgtcttatatatattttttcatgtacCACGGACCTCCAGTTTTTTGATcgaatcaaaaatgtaattttgtcaggccaaaaatcatcaaattttcgcgcaaaatttgaaatttttttttaaaactccgccattttgtgaaaattcaaattttttgttagcCCGAGGGTCATGGTACGGAAAATACCTTCTAGTTTCAtaaactttttggtttttttatttcatcactGTGACGGTCGCTATCACTGCAGCGGggggaacttttttttttttttagcgttgggagattgtgaataactcactgaattttgaattttttgatacaaaaattttatcttgtatTCATTATATATCCACAAATATATCCTTAAAAGATTAAAACATTCCATACAgtagttttctttaaaaaaattcttaaaaatcaTCGTTTTTTCCAGGCGGTCACACTAGTGGTCCCCCTTAAGAATTTTATCTATATCTACactattaagagaataaggataattttgttcccgccatatctatatgatagaattagttaatattattgaaattggtatcattagataggtctcgacttgaatttgtgccttttcagtttaaactctttttaattgccaagtattgagagaAATAGATTTGTCTATATcgttcgaattacatttaaattacgcgacgaaaaagacgatcgtatttattttctttaaataaattaatactttaattattctgtcactaaatatgactgaatgtcactgaatatatacctatattatttatatcgcggtACTTATTCccaaatgacagatttttctactcccttttggttttaggaagcttctcaaagccaaaaaagtgtgcatagaaaaaaaaaggattcattgacacaaaaaatctttactcgcctaaagaaaatttttacttaccccaagaaatattttgcattgtgaattgaaaacaaaaatttatttagaactagaaaaaattactcggtgcaagtaattatttcttgagcaaaaaaatcttttctcgccccaagacaatttttgtatttaattgataatgcataaaatttcttggtgcaaattaaaattttgttgcggcgagaaatccttttttctgcgtattctataaatttagtagtgatctttgggcagtcacgtagtgactgcaggttgctcgtattaattaatatttaagtaatctgttattaaaatagatttttcgataaattttattctaaagtTTCTTCTAAACAATATATTATTTCGAAATTACCTAcaacaaaaatatcaaaaggTCAAAACTCTTACAAAATAActggaatttatttatagatagtAAATGTATGTGTAACTAACAAACAGAAAATAtgagaatatatttaaataaaatacagttaattttaaattttctacgtcaataatattaacgttaaaaaacaataaaataataatcacttataaaaataaaaaataactcactCGTAAATCATCAAAATTGTTGTTCTTATCAATTTGAGAAGCGTTCGGGGCTAATTCTTTTTGCGCAAAATTAAAAACAGACGTTcgtaactaaaataaataaaaataatttataattatctattaaatgtataataaataagtgatAGAACATAAACCTCTTTTTGCTGTTCATTTAATCCGAAAATATGTTCATCAATTGGGTAATACTGAGATGAACTCCGAGCATTGCACTTGATAgactttatttttgaaaaactaaaaagcTTTAAACTATTACGGCTTAAactaatattcattttttttttaaatttgtaattaaaattataattaattaataattgtaacaACTGATTGGTTTAGATTCTAAATTTAAGACTAAACTGATTTTTTGTTCCTGCTCTGAGGCGATAAACTCTTTaatataaaacatattttatcGTCAATAAGTCAACGTGCGATAAGatagaataataatgagtgacgtcattcatttaaatacaaatttcaaaaatatttccggctcttgtaaaaatttaaaattactcatacaaattttaagtggatgaaataaaaacaaaaaaaaattatttaataaaaatatttaattttctatgtaattataaatttttaatgtaagtaataattgtaattttgtcataaatataaaagatgaAGAaacagtttaataataataataataaaaaaaataataataataataataagtagggacaagatttttgccttaatttttaaatgaatttttcaaatgtttgaTATTGCCgcgaaaatatttgttttaccataaaaaatttcaaacaaaagttgtaggaaatttaattttctaaaataaatctctcgtataattttttgatacgatcaacattttcaccgtaattccaaaattaagattcataatgaataattcaaatttttgataattacaaaaatcttaattttgaaatcacggcttttttattagt is a window encoding:
- the LOC130668645 gene encoding isovaleryl-CoA dehydrogenase, mitochondrial — encoded protein: MNISLSRNSLKLFSFSKIKSIKCNARSSSQYYPIDEHIFGLNEQQKELRTSVFNFAQKELAPNASQIDKNNNFDDLRSFWKQLGNLGLLGITAHPKYGGTGGSYLDHVIVMEELSRASASIGLSYGAHSNLCINQIHRNGTEEQKLKYLPKLCSGEHFGALAMSESGSGSDVVSMKLKAEKHGDYYILNGNKFWITNGSDADTLVVYAKTNPNVDKPQHGITAFIVEKGTEGFSTGIKLDKLGMRGSNTAELIFHDCKIPAKNILGELNKGVYVLMSGLDLERLVLAGGPLGIIQACCDISFEYAHERKQFGKRIAEFQMLQAKIADMYTILSVSRSYLYSVARACDANHINRKDCAAAILFCAENATKVALDAIQILGGNGYINDYPTGRLLRDAKLYEIGAGTSEIRRLVISRAITEEYS